A single region of the Pseudomonas mandelii genome encodes:
- the fadB gene encoding fatty acid oxidation complex subunit alpha FadB gives MIYEGKAITVKALESGIVELKFDLKGESVNKFNRLTLNELRQAVDTIKADASIKGVIVSSGKDVFIVGADITEFVENFKLPDAELVAGNLEANKIFSDFEDLNVPTVAAINGIALGGGLEMCLAADYRVMSTKAKIGLPEVKLGIYPGFGGTVRLPRLIGADNAIEWIAAGKENRPEDALKVGAVDAVVAPEKLQEAALELIKRAISGEFDYKAKRQPKLEKLKLNAIEQMMAFETAKGFVAGQAGPNYPAPVEAIKTIQKAANFGRDKALEIEAAGFVKLAKTSAAQSLIGLFLNDQELKKKAKAYDEIAKDVKQAAVLGAGIMGGGIAYQSASKGTPILMKDINEHGIEQGLAEAAKLLVGRVDKGRMTPAKMAEVLNGIRPTLSYGDFGHVDLVVEAVVENPKVKQAVLAEVEDKVKEDTILASNTSTISITLLAKALKRPENFVGMHFFNPVHMMPLVEVIRGEKSSELAVATTVAYAKKMGKNPIVVNDCPGFLVNRVLFPYFGGFAKLVSAGVDFVRIDKIMEKFGWPMGPAYLMDVVGIDTGHHGRDVMAEGFPDRMKDDRRSAVDVLYEAKRLGQKNGKGFYAYETDKKGKQKKVADPSVLEVLKPIVYEQREVTDEDIINWMMIPLCLETVRCLEDGIVETAAEADMGLVYGIGFPPFRGGALRYIDSIGVAEFVALADQYADLGALYHPTAKLREMAKTGQRFFG, from the coding sequence ATGATTTACGAAGGTAAAGCCATCACGGTTAAGGCTCTTGAAAGTGGCATCGTCGAATTGAAATTCGACCTCAAGGGTGAGTCCGTCAACAAGTTCAACCGTCTAACCCTGAACGAACTGCGTCAGGCCGTAGACACCATCAAGGCAGATGCTTCGATCAAGGGTGTGATCGTCAGCAGTGGCAAGGACGTCTTCATCGTCGGCGCCGACATCACCGAATTTGTCGAGAACTTCAAGCTGCCTGATGCAGAGCTTGTTGCTGGCAACCTGGAAGCCAACAAGATTTTCAGCGATTTCGAAGACCTCAACGTCCCGACTGTCGCCGCGATCAACGGCATCGCTCTGGGTGGCGGTCTGGAAATGTGCCTGGCGGCGGACTACCGCGTCATGTCCACCAAGGCCAAGATCGGTCTGCCGGAAGTCAAGCTGGGCATCTACCCGGGCTTCGGCGGTACCGTGCGTCTGCCGCGCCTGATCGGTGCCGACAACGCTATCGAGTGGATTGCCGCCGGCAAGGAAAACCGTCCTGAAGACGCGCTGAAAGTAGGCGCCGTCGATGCCGTGGTTGCTCCTGAGAAATTGCAGGAAGCGGCCCTGGAGCTGATCAAGCGCGCCATCTCTGGCGAGTTTGACTACAAGGCCAAGCGTCAGCCGAAGCTGGAAAAGCTGAAGTTGAACGCCATCGAACAAATGATGGCCTTCGAAACCGCCAAGGGTTTCGTGGCCGGTCAAGCCGGTCCGAACTACCCGGCACCGGTCGAAGCGATCAAGACCATCCAGAAAGCCGCGAACTTCGGTCGTGACAAGGCGCTGGAAATCGAAGCCGCCGGTTTCGTCAAACTGGCCAAGACCTCTGCCGCGCAGAGCTTGATCGGTCTGTTCCTGAATGATCAGGAGCTGAAGAAAAAGGCCAAGGCCTACGATGAAATCGCCAAGGATGTGAAGCAGGCCGCCGTATTGGGCGCCGGCATCATGGGTGGCGGTATCGCTTATCAGTCGGCCTCCAAAGGTACGCCGATCCTGATGAAGGACATCAACGAGCACGGTATCGAGCAAGGCCTGGCTGAAGCCGCCAAGCTGCTGGTCGGCCGCGTTGATAAAGGTCGCATGACCCCGGCGAAAATGGCTGAAGTGCTCAACGGCATCCGTCCGACCCTGTCCTACGGTGATTTCGGTCACGTTGACCTGGTCGTCGAGGCAGTCGTCGAAAACCCGAAGGTCAAGCAAGCCGTTCTGGCCGAAGTCGAAGACAAGGTCAAAGAGGACACCATCCTCGCGTCCAACACCTCGACCATTTCCATCACCTTGCTGGCCAAAGCCCTCAAGCGTCCGGAAAACTTCGTCGGCATGCACTTCTTCAACCCGGTGCACATGATGCCGCTGGTTGAAGTGATTCGTGGCGAGAAGTCCAGCGAGCTGGCCGTGGCCACCACCGTTGCCTACGCCAAGAAAATGGGCAAGAACCCGATCGTCGTCAATGACTGCCCGGGCTTCCTGGTCAACCGCGTCCTGTTCCCGTATTTCGGTGGTTTCGCCAAGCTGGTCAGCGCCGGTGTGGACTTCGTCCGTATCGACAAGATCATGGAAAAATTCGGCTGGCCAATGGGCCCGGCGTACCTGATGGACGTGGTCGGCATCGACACCGGCCACCACGGTCGTGACGTGATGGCTGAAGGTTTCCCGGACCGCATGAAAGACGACCGTCGCTCGGCTGTCGATGTGCTCTACGAAGCCAAGCGCCTGGGCCAGAAGAATGGCAAGGGTTTCTACGCTTACGAGACCGACAAGAAAGGCAAGCAAAAGAAAGTGGCCGATCCGTCGGTGCTGGAAGTGCTCAAGCCGATCGTTTACGAGCAGCGCGAAGTCACTGACGAAGACATCATCAACTGGATGATGATCCCGCTGTGCCTGGAAACCGTGCGTTGCCTGGAAGACGGCATTGTCGAAACCGCCGCCGAAGCCGACATGGGCCTGGTCTACGGTATTGGTTTCCCTCCATTCCGTGGCGGTGCGCTGCGCTACATCGATTCGATCGGTGTTGCCGAGTTCGTTGCCCTGGCTGACCAGTACGCTGATTTGGGCGCGCTGTACCACCCGACCGCAAAACTGCGTGAAATGGCCAAAACCGGCCAACGGTTCTTCGGTTAA
- the fadA gene encoding acetyl-CoA C-acyltransferase FadA produces MSLNPRDVVIVDFGRTPMGRSKGGMHRNTRAEDMSAHLISKLLERNVKVDPNEVEDVIWGCVNQTLEQGWNIARMASLMTQIPHTAAGQTVSRLCGSSMSALHTAAQAIMTGNGDVFVVGGVEHMGHVSMMHGVDPNPHMSLYAAKASGMMGLTAEMLGKMHGITREQQDAFGVRSHQLAHKATLEGKFKDEIIPMQGYDENGFLKLFDYDETIRPETTLESLAALKPAFNPKGGTVTAGTSSQITDGASCMIVMSAQRAQDLGIQPLAVIRSMAVAGVDPAIMGYGPVPATQKALKRAGLGINDIDFFELNEAFAAQALPVLKDLKVLDKMNEKVNLHGGAIALGHPFGCSGARISGTLLNVMKQNGGTFGVATMCIGLGQGISTVFERV; encoded by the coding sequence ATGAGCTTGAATCCAAGAGACGTCGTGATTGTCGACTTCGGTCGTACTCCGATGGGCCGCTCCAAGGGCGGCATGCACCGCAACACCCGCGCCGAAGACATGTCGGCGCACCTGATCAGCAAATTGCTGGAACGCAACGTCAAGGTTGATCCGAACGAAGTCGAAGACGTGATCTGGGGCTGCGTAAACCAGACCCTGGAGCAGGGCTGGAACATCGCTCGCATGGCGTCCCTGATGACGCAGATCCCGCACACTGCTGCCGGCCAGACCGTCAGCCGTCTGTGTGGTTCGTCGATGAGCGCGCTGCACACTGCCGCACAAGCGATCATGACCGGCAACGGTGACGTGTTCGTCGTCGGCGGCGTCGAGCACATGGGCCACGTGAGCATGATGCACGGTGTCGATCCGAACCCGCACATGTCGCTGTACGCGGCAAAAGCCTCGGGCATGATGGGCCTGACCGCTGAAATGCTGGGTAAAATGCACGGCATCACTCGCGAACAACAGGACGCTTTCGGCGTGCGCTCCCACCAGCTCGCTCACAAGGCGACCCTGGAAGGCAAGTTCAAAGACGAAATCATCCCGATGCAAGGCTACGACGAGAACGGTTTCCTGAAACTGTTCGACTACGACGAAACCATTCGTCCGGAAACTACCCTGGAAAGCCTGGCGGCTCTGAAGCCAGCGTTTAACCCCAAGGGCGGCACCGTGACAGCCGGTACTTCGTCGCAGATCACCGATGGTGCTTCGTGCATGATCGTGATGTCGGCACAACGTGCACAGGACCTGGGCATCCAGCCGCTGGCGGTTATCCGCTCGATGGCGGTGGCAGGTGTGGATCCGGCAATCATGGGCTATGGTCCAGTACCGGCCACTCAGAAAGCACTGAAACGTGCGGGCCTTGGCATTAACGATATCGACTTCTTCGAGCTCAACGAAGCTTTCGCTGCACAGGCCCTGCCAGTGCTGAAAGATCTGAAAGTGCTCGACAAGATGAACGAGAAGGTTAACCTGCACGGCGGCGCGATCGCCCTGGGTCATCCGTTCGGTTGCTCCGGTGCCCGTATTTCCGGCACCCTGCTGAACGTGATGAAGCAGAATGGCGGCACCTTCGGGGTTGCCACCATGTGCATTGGTCTCGGCCAAGGCATCTCCACCGTCTTCGAACGCGTTTAA
- a CDS encoding DUF1653 domain-containing protein: MPIQPGLYQHYKGPQYRVFSIARHSETEEEVVFYQALYGDYGFWVRPLSMFLESVEVDGEQVPRFALVEAEPSLFSKA, translated from the coding sequence ATGCCGATACAACCTGGGCTCTACCAGCATTACAAAGGTCCGCAGTACCGCGTATTCAGCATCGCGCGGCATTCGGAAACCGAGGAAGAAGTGGTCTTCTACCAAGCCCTGTATGGCGATTACGGCTTTTGGGTGCGTCCCTTGAGCATGTTCCTGGAGTCGGTCGAGGTTGACGGCGAACAGGTGCCACGCTTTGCTTTGGTGGAAGCCGAACCGAGCCTTTTTTCGAAGGCATAA